Sequence from the Sphingomonas koreensis genome:
CGATCCGGCCGGGAACAAGGTGTGCGCCATGTACCGGATGCCTGCGTGAACCAAGCGAGCTGGATCCTCACCCTCACCTGCGTCGACCGGGTGGGGATCGTCGCGGGCGTGACCGGGTTCCTGGCGCGGAACGACGGCTTCATCCTGGACAGCCAGCAATATGCCGATCTGGAGACGGGGCGCTTTTTCATGCGTGTCGTCTTCACAGCGGGCGGGCCGGGCTTTCCCGAGGGGCGGGACGCGCTGGTCTCGGCGTTCCTGCCCGTAGCGGCCGAGTTCGAGCTGGACTGGGGACTGTCCGCGTCGGACGAGAAGCCGCGCCTGGTGGTCGCGGTGTCGAAGGGGTCGCACTGCCTGAACGACCTGCTCCATCGCCAGCAATCGGGAACGCTGTCGGCGCAGATCGTCGCGGTGGTTTCCAACCATGACAGACTGCGCAGCCTGACCGAATGGCACGGCGTGCCCTATCACCACCTGCCCGTCGGTGAGGGCGGCAATGCCGAACAGGAGCGCGCGATCGAGGCGGTGATGGAGGAGGCCGCCGCGCCTTACCTGATCCTCGCGCGCTATATGCAGGTGCTGACCCCGGCGTTCGCCGACCGGCTGGCGGGGCGCTGCGTCAACATCCATCACAGCTTCCTGCCCGGCTTCAAGGGCGCCCGCCCCTATCATCGCGCGCATGAGCGCGGCGTGAAACTGATCGGGGCCACCGCGCATTTCGTCACCAGCGACCTCGACGAGGGGCCGATCATCGAGCAGGCGGTGGAGCGGGTCGATCACCGCGACAGCGTCGACGACCTGATCCGCATCGGCCGCGACATCGAGGCGCAGGTGCTGGCCCGTGCCGTCGATGCGCTGGGCGAGCGGCGCCTGTTCCTCAACGGCAACCGGACATTGGTGTTCAGATGACCCTCGAAACGCTTTCGACCAACAAGGCCCATGACGGCACGCAGGGCGTGTATCGCCACGCGAGCACGGCCACGGGCACGCCGATGACCTTCTCGGTCTTCGTCCCCGACCACGCCGAGGGCGCGAAGCTGCCGGTGCTGTGGTACCTCTCCGGCCTCACCTGCACCCATGCCAACGTCACCGAAAAGGGCGAGTATCGCGCGGCCTGTGCCGAGCATGGCGTGATCTTCATCGCGCCGGAC
This genomic interval carries:
- the purU gene encoding formyltetrahydrofolate deformylase — encoded protein: MNQASWILTLTCVDRVGIVAGVTGFLARNDGFILDSQQYADLETGRFFMRVVFTAGGPGFPEGRDALVSAFLPVAAEFELDWGLSASDEKPRLVVAVSKGSHCLNDLLHRQQSGTLSAQIVAVVSNHDRLRSLTEWHGVPYHHLPVGEGGNAEQERAIEAVMEEAAAPYLILARYMQVLTPAFADRLAGRCVNIHHSFLPGFKGARPYHRAHERGVKLIGATAHFVTSDLDEGPIIEQAVERVDHRDSVDDLIRIGRDIEAQVLARAVDALGERRLFLNGNRTLVFR